Proteins found in one Microbacterium sp. LWS13-1.2 genomic segment:
- a CDS encoding cytochrome ubiquinol oxidase subunit I, producing MDLLDPLLLARWQFGLTTLYHFLFVPLTLGMALTVAIFQTAWFRTGNVKWLHLTRFFGKIFLINFAMGVVTGIVQEFQFGMNWSSYSRFVGDVFGAPLAFEGLMAFFFEATFIGLWIFGWDKLPRALHLASIWIATIGAWFSAYFILAANAFMQNPVGFKMAEDGSRAEMTDFFAVLTNPVALAALPHTLFAAFMMTAGVIVSISAWHLLRRQNVDMMRSSLKFGLWGLIAAFAGVAISGDQLSLVMVATQPMKMAAAEALFDSACGADASFSIFTLGTPDGTSELFSIRVPYLLALLSTHSLDGCVEGINDLNTLYTTEMFPQFADQVDGNFAPILWVTYWAFRWMIGLGGVAALVAVVGLWLTRKKATREVPAWAWRLAIWAWPASLLAILVGWVFTEMGRQPWIVFSLMLTEDGVSPSVPGWTVLISLTAFTLIYAALAVVEFGLIVKTAKKGPEPLPEPGAPDQRALAVEDTPTTVY from the coding sequence ATGGATCTGCTGGACCCTCTGCTGCTGGCGCGCTGGCAGTTCGGCCTCACGACGCTGTACCACTTCCTCTTCGTGCCGCTCACGCTCGGCATGGCGCTCACGGTCGCGATCTTCCAGACCGCGTGGTTCCGCACCGGCAACGTGAAGTGGCTGCACTTGACGCGGTTCTTCGGGAAGATCTTCCTCATCAACTTCGCGATGGGCGTCGTCACCGGCATCGTGCAGGAGTTCCAGTTCGGCATGAACTGGTCGTCCTACTCGCGGTTCGTCGGCGACGTGTTCGGGGCTCCGCTCGCCTTCGAGGGTCTGATGGCCTTCTTCTTCGAGGCCACCTTCATCGGCCTGTGGATCTTCGGCTGGGACAAGCTGCCCAGGGCGCTGCACCTCGCGAGCATCTGGATCGCGACGATCGGCGCCTGGTTCTCGGCATACTTCATCCTCGCGGCGAACGCCTTCATGCAGAACCCCGTCGGCTTCAAGATGGCCGAAGACGGCTCACGCGCCGAGATGACCGACTTCTTCGCCGTGCTGACAAACCCGGTCGCGCTGGCGGCCCTGCCGCACACCCTGTTCGCGGCGTTCATGATGACCGCGGGCGTCATCGTGTCGATCTCGGCCTGGCATCTGCTGCGCAGGCAGAACGTCGACATGATGCGGTCGTCGCTGAAGTTCGGCCTGTGGGGTCTCATCGCCGCTTTCGCGGGTGTCGCGATCTCGGGCGACCAGCTGAGCCTCGTGATGGTCGCCACCCAGCCCATGAAGATGGCCGCCGCCGAGGCGCTGTTCGACAGCGCGTGCGGGGCGGATGCCTCATTCTCGATCTTCACGCTCGGCACCCCGGACGGCACGAGCGAGCTGTTCTCGATCCGCGTCCCCTACCTGCTGGCGCTGCTGTCGACGCATTCGCTGGACGGCTGCGTCGAGGGCATCAACGACCTCAACACGCTCTACACCACGGAGATGTTCCCGCAGTTCGCCGACCAGGTCGACGGCAACTTCGCCCCGATCCTGTGGGTCACGTACTGGGCGTTCCGCTGGATGATCGGCCTGGGCGGCGTCGCGGCGCTCGTCGCGGTCGTCGGCCTCTGGCTCACCCGCAAGAAGGCGACGCGCGAGGTCCCGGCGTGGGCCTGGCGGCTCGCGATCTGGGCGTGGCCGGCATCCCTGCTCGCGATCCTGGTGGGCTGGGTCTTCACCGAGATGGGCCGCCAGCCCTGGATCGTGTTCAGCCTGATGCTGACCGAGGACGGCGTCTCGCCCTCGGTGCCCGGCTGGACCGTCCTCATCTCGCTGACCGCGTTCACGCTCATCTACGCGGCACTGGCGGTCGTCGAGTTCGGACTCATCGTGAAGACGGCCAAGAAGGGGCCTGAGCCCCTCCCCGAGCCGGGCGCGCCGGATCAGCGCGCCCTGGCGGTCGAAGACACCCCGACGACGGTCTACTAG
- the moaA gene encoding GTP 3',8-cyclase MoaA, with the protein MTIGDALVDTHGRVHRDLRISLTDRCSLRCTYCMPEQGNEWLAKTSILTLDEIERIARVAAADGITTFRLTGGEPLLRTDIVEVVRRLAAITGPTGAPVEIAMTTNGIRLPELLPGLIEAGLHRLNISIDTLRRDRFHELTRRDRLDDVLEGIAAAGASGLRPLKLNAVAMRDVNDDELVELVEFAIAHDAQMRFIEQMPLDAGHTWDRSRMVTQDEILQALSRRWTLTPVPGRGGAPAARWTLDGGPHSVGVIASVTAPFCGDCDRLRLTADGQLRNCLFSTTEYDVLPILRDGRPAEAVDAGIDGMLRSCVHGKLPGHAINDPAFLQPARGMNAIGG; encoded by the coding sequence ATGACGATCGGCGATGCGCTGGTCGACACGCACGGGCGGGTGCACCGCGATCTGCGGATCTCGCTCACCGACCGCTGCTCGCTGCGATGCACGTACTGCATGCCCGAGCAGGGCAACGAGTGGCTCGCCAAGACGAGCATCCTGACGCTCGATGAGATCGAGCGCATCGCGCGCGTCGCCGCGGCCGACGGCATCACCACGTTCCGGCTCACCGGCGGCGAGCCGCTGCTGCGCACCGACATCGTCGAGGTGGTGCGCCGCCTCGCCGCGATCACAGGACCGACCGGCGCTCCGGTCGAGATCGCGATGACGACGAACGGCATCCGCCTTCCCGAACTGCTGCCCGGTCTGATCGAGGCGGGCCTTCACCGCCTGAACATCTCGATCGACACGCTGCGACGCGACCGTTTCCATGAGCTGACGCGCCGGGACCGGCTGGACGACGTGCTCGAGGGGATCGCGGCGGCCGGGGCGTCGGGCCTGCGCCCGCTGAAGCTCAACGCGGTGGCGATGCGCGATGTCAACGACGACGAGCTGGTCGAGCTCGTGGAGTTCGCGATCGCCCACGACGCGCAGATGCGGTTCATCGAGCAGATGCCGCTCGACGCCGGCCACACCTGGGACCGCTCGCGGATGGTCACGCAGGACGAGATCCTGCAGGCGCTCTCCCGGCGCTGGACACTCACCCCGGTGCCTGGCCGGGGCGGCGCTCCGGCCGCACGCTGGACGCTCGACGGCGGTCCGCACTCGGTGGGCGTGATCGCATCGGTCACCGCGCCGTTCTGCGGCGACTGCGATCGTCTGCGGCTGACCGCCGACGGACAGCTGCGCAACTGCCTGTTCTCGACGACCGAGTACGACGTCCTGCCGATCCTGCGCGACGGTCGCCCCGCCGAGGCGGTGGATGCCGGCATCGACGGGATGCTGCGCTCCTGCGTGCACGGCAAGCTGCCGGGGCATGCGATCAACGATCCTGCGTTCCTGCAGCCCGCACGCGGGATGAACGCGATCGGGGGCTGA
- the fdhD gene encoding formate dehydrogenase accessory sulfurtransferase FdhD codes for MGRLTTRAPVTRITLNDGDSAVRRRADTLVVEEPLEIRIVGEALTVTMRTPGHDLELAAGFLVSEGVIAASRDLRSAIHCGGPGTGSAATPLLTIGPAAVGTPASTENTYNVLDIALAPGLAPLITDIARNFYTTSSCGVCGTASIEAIEKQSRYDVATDAAAVDAAVITTLPDTLRAGQAVFEKTGGLHAAALFDAASGELLVLREDVGRHNAVDKVVGWAVLEDRLPLTGTVLQVSGRASFELVQKAVMAGIPILSAVSAPSSLAVELAAATGLTLVGFVRGSSMNVYSRPDRVRVPAPSRL; via the coding sequence ATGGGCCGCCTCACCACGCGCGCCCCGGTCACGCGGATCACGCTGAACGACGGCGACTCCGCGGTCCGGCGCCGCGCCGACACGCTCGTCGTGGAGGAGCCGCTCGAGATCCGCATCGTGGGCGAAGCGCTCACCGTCACCATGCGCACGCCCGGGCACGACCTCGAGCTCGCCGCCGGCTTCCTGGTGTCGGAGGGCGTGATCGCTGCGAGCAGAGACCTCCGCTCGGCGATCCACTGCGGCGGTCCCGGCACCGGCTCGGCGGCAACGCCGCTGCTGACGATCGGGCCGGCGGCGGTCGGCACGCCGGCGTCGACGGAGAACACGTACAACGTGCTCGACATCGCTCTCGCACCGGGCCTGGCGCCGTTGATCACCGACATCGCGCGCAACTTCTACACGACCAGCTCGTGCGGCGTCTGCGGCACGGCGTCGATCGAGGCCATCGAGAAGCAGTCCCGCTACGACGTGGCGACGGATGCCGCAGCCGTCGATGCGGCAGTGATCACCACGCTCCCCGACACGCTGCGGGCAGGGCAGGCGGTGTTCGAGAAGACCGGCGGCCTCCACGCCGCGGCACTGTTCGACGCCGCCTCGGGGGAGCTTCTCGTGCTCCGCGAGGACGTCGGCCGCCATAACGCCGTCGACAAGGTCGTCGGCTGGGCGGTGCTCGAAGACCGGCTGCCGCTGACCGGAACGGTGCTGCAGGTGTCGGGCCGCGCGAGCTTCGAGCTCGTGCAGAAGGCCGTGATGGCCGGCATCCCGATCCTGTCCGCCGTCTCGGCGCCCTCGTCTCTCGCGGTGGAGCTCGCCGCGGCCACGGGGCTCACGCTCGTCGGGTTCGTGCGCGGATCGTCGATGAACGTGTACTCCCGGCCGGACCGGGTGCGGGTGCCGGCGCCCTCCCGGCTCTGA